The following DNA comes from Musa acuminata AAA Group cultivar baxijiao chromosome BXJ1-4, Cavendish_Baxijiao_AAA, whole genome shotgun sequence.
ATCAGCTAAATCCATTAcatatggtatcaaagcaggaTAAGTACACTTAGGAACACTTGATATGCAAATGTAAAAGATCTAACAGGATTGCATTAAGCCAGCCAACACACGTGATCGTTTAAGGGAAACGAGTATATAGACATAGTGAAAGGGGTTGTTCGGAGGAGCGGACATCTaaaattggcattcagaggaataaccaacccttcgcgtaagagacATCATGTGGACAAACAAGTTTGGAAGATTACATAGTGTAAAAagattgggatggttgagttcgagctatgGCTCAACATTGGCATTCAAACTTGATAGTAGTTAAGACAAGTAGAGCGCTtagcaaaggatgagaccatataaTGAAGGACGGGTTGCTTGGCGATTGAAAGTTATGCACAGCTTACAAAAGTGAaggaaattgctaactcaaaaaaTTTATTACTTATGCAAGGACTTGTATGTGAACGATGGACTATCGATGCTATTCCAAGGCGACCAAAAGTCGACACCATAGAGTATTGAGATTTTTTCTTCGACATGGGAATGATACATCTATAGGAGACTGAAGTGTATAGTAAGTTCAACATATTACCAAGCCTTACGGAGCACAACAGGGGCTGTATTGATAAAGAGTCACTATTTAGGAAATATGTTCGTGATGGTATAATAGTGCATAgtttgtttaataatgtaatgtaaTCCAAGGGAATGATAGTGTCAGAAACTTTTAGAGGAAATGATGCAAAGAGAAAATGTACTCCAATTAGACAAATATCTAAGAATGATAAATCTCGATTCTCTATATAGAGAATCATATACAATGAAGCACACATGCTAAGGAGGTATACCTCAAAATGATAGCTCTATAAAGCTTAACAAATCAAGCAAGCGTCTCGTATTGGATAATATgtgttagttataggtgccctataagtcaatcacacgaatgatgacacgtgtgacatgattcgcactcttttttttattatttatttgatatttttctcactttatgttgttcgttgcatatattgtgatatccatggatctatgcaatgagagtcGAATcacgatgagatcacgataatgagaccgattcgcctttaaacacataccctaaataatttcGGTCTGTGTACCACCAAGGAGGGttccgaatgcaagtaccaattagTCTCATGAAGGGGCGTGATTATATAGAGGTATGATTAGAGTAGATAGAGGGTTGGACAGCTTAAGAGCACATATTTACTTAAAGGAGCTCAACAAATTAGAAGATGAAGCCAAGTGAATGAATGTTGCTATTAAGGATACAAAGGAGAATAAAATTGGTGTGAGCTATACAACATTATAGTAAAGGCTATGTATGAGAGTTATGCTCTATTTTTATATCGACCAAGGCGAACTACTTAGATAACATAAGGGTGTTGAAGTAgatggtcgaaaggggtgaggaaacaATGATGAATCTAaatggacttagctacccaaaaccaactaTCGATCAGAATGAATGTgaactcaaaggagtgccacaaTATTGCACAAACATATTATCAATGCGAAGAAAGGAATATAAATATGAGGTGATAAATAGTAGGGTCATAGGCATGACAACATGATAGTACCATAGAGGTGAGAATTTTATCGAATCATCGATCTCTTGATCTTATGGAGGGAAAGCGCATAATCGTGAAAAGGGTCGAAGAGGTGGAAAATATGGAGACAAACTTTAAGTATTGAGATAAGGCTAAATGACAAAGGCTGGGAAACTTTGTAAGATCGATATTGATAGGCTTCTTATCAAAATAACCAAAAGCGGGAGACTTCTGATCGATATAGGAGTACTCAACaaaggaacgaagtaggtagtACATGATATTATATCTTTTCTATTTAGAGTAGGCAATAAAAATgatagagaagatggtacaaCCCCAAAGgtaaccaaaactattagagacttatttTACGTCGGGGTGAAATTTTACTCTTTTAGGGCAAAACTTCTTGTATTCCAAAAACTCGATTGTAATGAGGAAGTGAAttgtagtaactaactcaacgcaaggagtataAATATTTTTAGTGCTTCAAAAGTTAGAGTAAAGAACAAGCAAAGACTagtattatgtataaaatataaCCCTAAAGGAGGCAAAcgaagtcaagtaatctttgACTTCTTAATACTTTAGAGAATATGAGAAATtaagtacctcaattctcttatttatttagTAGATGAGCTCTAATATGTTCAAGGATCCTTTGAAGAAAATGGAAGATAACAGTTATCAAATTATCACAACGGTTCTATCGAAAGTAGAttgtctattttattttttaatagaatAACAATAAAAAGTAaaagtgatacgaacctacttaCAAGTAATAACTAAGTAGAAGAGGAATTGATGGACAAATTTTGCATAGAAAAGACCTTTAAAACTTCAAAATCGATAAGGCAGTGCTTCTGACATGAATCCAACCAATTCAAGTTGTATGAAACGTTTGAGAGAATAGGATAAAATATGGAAGGtcttttcttttattaaagaGATCCATAGGAACTAGTAAAAATTAGCATAACTCGATCGATCCCACAAGTCAATCATTGACCAATTGAATCGACATTAGCGAATCAAAGCTCGACTACTTAACAACAGTAATGAAGAACAATTGGAAGCTAAGAGATATATTGCAATTGAAGCACAAGATTAAAGTTTCAGTAAAAGTGAGGAGATGCAACATCCGTGAATGCTTCGAAAAGGAAGTCGAAAGAATAAGTGAGAGAGAATGTCATGAACAGAGCTGTAAATAGGGTGTTCAATATAAtatttatgtatgtccatgtcttttatttttttaatttttacataATATATAGAGGGCTTACAATAGGCTTGACAGCCCTTTTGATTAGCTATTATAGTTATTTCAATCTAATAAATATAGGTTATGTGCGGTCGTCGTACAAATACAAAACTATCCAAAAATGATTATTCAAGCAATTATTTTGGAAGTTTTCTAACTCCACAAAATGGTACAGAGTATTAGTCAGCATAGCATCGGGGAGCTACCCAAGTGGCATATGACTAGATGGGCCTTTGGGATAGTATCTATGGCTGGTTCATTGTGTTATTCCACAATAATATCTTATGTGCACTTGAGACTTTTGGCTACAGTGGATCACCTTGGACATTGCATGACTGTTTAGAGCTTACGAagactttatttataatttattttgccTTTCAAGTATTTTCTTAAATggttacttgttgaatctcgagtTAAACTTTTCCTTAAACTCGACTTCTCTTTCGTAGATCTTTAAGAGACTATGAGATTTTGAGGTGGTTGACCATTTACGAATGGATATGCAATAGTCTCATATGACTTAAACAAAACTAACTAAGTTCGTGACAGTACATTAGTTATGGTACACACAACTTATGATTACTTATGCTTATTATGCTTATTATGTTCTCATTCTTTTTACTTCACTTTAGCGGAATAAGATAGAATGCCAAATGCTTTTAGCAAACAAAAAATTTTGTTATCTCAGTGAAGCTTTTTCAATCAATTAAGTATTGGACGGGTTATCTAAGATGGGATCAGAGAGGTCACAACATGAAACCACCACTTTGTTATGCCTAGTATGGGAAATGACATGTCATGAAACTATTACTTGGTTATGCCTCATAAGATACTTAATATTTAATATGAGCTATTGGTAAGGATGTCAAGTCCTTGTGTGAGAGATATTATAACATCGTAGTTTATTCTGCATCCGATGAGATTTGATGTCGGTGGTTGACTTAATGTTCACCAATCCAATTGGGTTCATGCTTGATCCATGTAAAGAACCCTGGTCACATACAAAGTCGAGGTGGAATAGCCCCAAAGTGTATGTCCCTCTTGCATGAAGATCGATGTCGTGAGAGAGCTCGTCAAATTGCCGAGCAAGTTTGCTCTCTCGATGTGGAATTAGTAAACTTCCAAGTGGTCCCTCAAGTTAGGTCTCGATGTGGGGTTAATGAGTTGGGAATAGAAGAGATAGAATTTAACCTAGATTACTGCATCCCATTTTACCTTTTGTAGTCGATCCCTTAGTCGTCTATGGTTAAGGAGAACATTCCATATAATATTTTCTATTTAGATTTCTCTAACTTAACGTGGTCGTTGGTTAAAAGCTTTTGTTCTTATTTTGATTCGAGGTAAATATTTGTTTTTTATTGACATTAGCCTATTATTGTGAAGGATCTTTGGACTAGTGATTCCCGCTCAATGAAATCAATAAACCAACTGTCGTGTTAGACCGATTCGTGACATATAATCCTCATTAGCTAATTGTGCATATGTTGATTGACCCTTCAAAAAAAATCTTGTAAAGATTGATGCCAAAACCGCAAAAACGTTTGTCTTTCCTTCTTATCCTTTTCAGCTCTCAATCCAACCTAAAGCTTACACTCCATGGAATTCCTTCTCATACATGAGCACAGCACGACAATAAGATTTCCTTGTTCTTTTCAGATATGAATGCTCGTCACGGCAGTTCTCTCAGCATCCGAATGAACAATGTCGAGTGTAGCTAACAGGTTGTAGTACTCCCATGGACCCCAGCATGAGTGTTATAAATCATGTTGCAGAGGCATTCTTGTGGGAGGCCTTTCCCTGCTCAACAACAGTACTACTTCTTTCTTGGTTCCTTCTCCCTCCCAGCTGAAGTCATGTTGCTTTCTTTGACTCATCTCTCTCTTTCTGATTATGAATCCATGGCATTGCTTCTGGAAGAGGATTAggtgttctttattttttttcgatCGATTCAGAAtcgaatttaattttaattcggaATCATCGAACTGTTAAACCTATTCAGTTTCGGTTCTTGACCGATTCGATTCTGATTCTGATTCAGTTCTCAATCATGGCATTCCTTCTACACGTATTTTAGAGGTAGCATTTCCTCCTATCCAAACACACATGAAAAGAGTAGTACGTGGTCACACTGTTCGCTCCCGGCCTTAAAGCCTCGTATCAGTCGAAGATCTAATGGGATGCATCTCGTTTATACAACCCATCCACTGCACCACCGATGAAATGAAGCCTTGACTGTTAGGAACCAAACACATCATTTCTTCGGCCGCAGAGACTTGGACTCTCGGCAGCCTCTTGTGTTCCTCCTTACAACTATCCTATAAAGTAGGAGGATCGACACAGGACGGAACTCAGCCAATGGGATGAAAAGAGAGACCCTTTCTCTGTCGACGTCGTACTGCAAGCCATCACCACTCTGACACTTCTGACAAGATTTGCATGGAAAAGCCATGCAGTTAGTAGACAGAAGAGATTAATCGCTAAACACATGTATATGTTTGGTCTCCGAGTTTTACACagagcctttttctttttcttttttgcttctctGACAAAGGCACCACAGCCACTCCTTCCACTCTCTTGCATAGCTTTCAGACAAACCCACCTTCGTGGCAGAATGGCTTTGGAGTCGGATATAAACCTCACTTTAGCTCAGACAGAAGCAGTAATAGTTATAGTGACCTTTCAGAAGCAGcagcttctttctctctctctctctctcttcctttataACCATCCTACTCAACCTTGCCTTTTCAATACCCCCCTCTCGACGCTTTATGCAGAGACCAAAGGAGAAAGCCCAGAGAACAACTTCCGCTTCTGCGTTGCGTTGTTACtctttccctccctccctccctcctctcttTATTTCTCTTGGTTTCTCCGCCTCTTCATGGGAAGATGAACAACAAATCCAGCTCCGCCGAAGCCTTTCTCCCGTCGATGATGTCCTTTTCTGGGCTGGAAGGCAGCAGCCAAAAGCAGCACCATATCTGGGACTGGGAGACCAGCTCCCACAACCCCAACACCACCATCCCCAGCACCACCTACGAACTCCAGGACCATGCAGTCTTCCCCTGCGTGCCCTTGCCGGACTGCCCACCGCCTCTCCTCCCCATGAGCAACTTCCACTTCTACTCGCCGCCGCCGATGCCCGACTACCCCGTGGTTCTGATCAAAAGGGAAGACGGCACGGGCGGCTGCGGCCGAATCGGGCTCAATTTGGGCCACCGGACCTACTTCTCGTCCGGTGATGCACTTGCGATCGACTGGCAGCTCTCGAGGTCGACTCTGAACAATCATCAGCCGCGGTGCCAGGCCGAGGGGTGCAAGGCTGACCTCTCCGGGGCGAAGCACTACCACCGCCGCCACAGAGTGTGCGAATTCCACTCCAAGGCCACCGTCGTCATCGTCGGTGGGTTACAGCAACGTTTCTGCCAGCAGTGCAGCAGGTACGaccgaaccaactgagaagaagacAAACCCCACGTCTATTTACCTCCTCCTCTCGATTTACTTTGTTGGGATGCTGCACGTGTTCGTCTTATCTCCATCGGAAAGTGTCTTCCTCCTGACCTCGATCATGGAGTTCCTTGTTGAGAGTCCATCTCCTTCTACTTACGTGATTGTGCCTACTTTGGAGTAAGAAGGTTGATCTATAGAGCTTTATTCTGACGCCGGTGCAGAACCCAATGGTTATTTCCTTTGTCTTTGTGAGCCGCAGGGATTTAAGCCCTAGATCGAAGTGCTTCGAGAATTAATGATGACTGGCTCTCTCCTCCTTGTCTGTGGTGTTCTCCAGTGGCTCTGTACATTACTCCACATTCCTTCTTACCTCTTTCTTGATAGCCTTTTGAGGCTTCAACAACCATTCTCTATGCTACTGGTCCTCTGCTTCAACTTCTATACTCCTtttcctcatgtagcttcttcttcttcttcttcttgtttgaaGGTTAGATGCGCATGGCATGTCATCTTTTTTCCTCGTACTTGTTCAAATGGTTGGACAGGTTCCATGTGTTGGCAGAGTTTGACGAGGCCAAAAGAAGCTGCAGAAAGCGCCTAGCTGACCACAACCGCCGGAGGAGGAAGCCTCAACTCCCAACCACCACTACCACAGAGTCGTCACCATCCGAGAACACCACCACCAACTCCTCTGAGAAGGCCACCACAGACACTCGTAAGTTCCGATCATCTTGCTCTTGTAACAGCCTCTCACACTTAGGACGTCTCTCCTCTTCTCATGCATTTACCACCATCCTCAAACAGCAGCCATGAAGACCACAACAGGAACAATGTGCACCAAGATCCATCAACAGTATCAGAACAAGGGAAACCTGCTCAGGAATGGACCAGTTTTATCTCTTGCAGGCGCTGCAGTGGCCGAGGAAAAGGTCttacatcagcagcagcagcagcagccgtcCTCCTCCTCTTCAGCATTCAACAACAACAAGGACGACGACGACAGCTGCCTCCACCACCACAACCTCTTCTGCTCCAGTTCTCATGAGCCCTTCCAGGCCACCGGAGGGGGGTCAAGCCAAAGCCTTTCCGATCACCACCAGGGCAACATCTTCCACCACGGCCAGGCTTCCTTTGAGGTGGACTACATGTGATCGGTGTGTTGGATATGGATGAATCATGCATGCATGACGAGCACACTAAGGGGCTTGTATcagttcttcttctttcttcttctgggAATAATGTTTTGCTTCTGAGAAACTACCTAGCAGTGTGCAGAGAAGTCCTGTGGAGGACGTTTCTCTTCCTGGAATGATTCCAATTGCAAGAGATGATTCTTGTATTCATTAACATCTATATAAGCTCTTTTCCTTTCATCTTACACGCACAGGCCATCATACCTCACATCagataacacacacaacacatgtaGTAAGAGGCAAAAAACCTATTCAGCAAACAAAATGACTATCTTAAATGAAGACATCATCCATGGTGCCTTAGGCAACATCAATTCGCCAACTTCTCAATCTATAATCAAACAACTACACAATTCTATAGAATCGATTTGATTCGCTGTTCTTTAGAACTCAGaagatttaaataaaattaaatatgtaCAAAACCATAGCTTAGAATATAATCATTTGGAGGCTAAATAATCCTTATTATATAAACTAAAATTTGTAGTTTTGGTTGTAAGATTTATGTACAATCTAATTGGTGTCTGAGGAACCCAATTACGTTTGTTTCAAAATGTAAGTATCATTAGGGGACTTTTATAATTTATAGCTCGATCAACAATAAGGATGTATGCATGCACATAATTTTAGGAAGATAAAGCAAAACTGGAATTTTCCTTTACTATTACTACCACCTTTTAATCCCTTCTCCCTAGCTCCGTTTCTTATTTGTTATATCGAATTGGTATAGAGCTGTACATGAATGACATAATAGTTGTCAGCTGATGCCACCAGCTATTCTTATCATTCATAAGATCCTTCAAGTGCAAGTATTACTCCAAGAATCCAGGAGGGGACGAGTGCAATCCCCAGGATCTTGCGTACGACCGTACGTCTCTAAACTTGATCTGATACCTCACGGTGGAGTTCGGTCATGCATGGACCCCGCAGTTGCAGTCGGAGGAGGACACAGCCTCGTGGTGTCTCCGAGATGGGAGTTCTTGGATTTGTATTCGCCTCGCCCGGCAGAAGCTTATGGCATGGCAAACCGGCCGCCGTCCCTTCCACCTTAAAGGTGTCGGAGGCTCAGCTGGCTTGTAAATGTTTCTCACATGTCTCAGCCCAGAAAGAGTCCGAGGTTTGCGTGAGGCTCCAAGGCATGGGGAGCTTGGACGACTAAGGCGGACATGATAGATCTGCAGTGCAGTCTGGTTAATGTTGGGCACTGATTGATGAGCGAGACGACCCACCCAGCTGTGTGTTTTTTTACGGGGAGCGATCACGTCGCCGTCCAAATCACATGGTCAATTAGTATCTGACAGACTTCTCCTAGGTGTTTACATTTGACCGTTCGTTTCACCCCCTCAAAGTCTTCAATTCGTGATTAgataaattctttaaaaaaaactCTAGTTTTCTGTCTTTCTTTCCTATATTAttatcttaattttatttttggataacaacctttatttttttaaaaaaatatgaggTTACCCTACCTCACGTCATGTCTATCTCTACCTCGAGTGCATCGTTACCCTTGTCCCATTACCCTCGTCCGCCTCCTTGCTCAAGAACGACAGATGATAATAAAAGTGGAGGTGGTGGATGATGAAAAATACGATAAATGCAATGAAGAAGATGGATCAATTTCATTAAAGTAAGCAGTTATTTATAGGGAGAGATTTCCTCTGTCATAATTAGTCTATTAAGAAAGATTTTCTTAGTCaattgaaaaaatcttatcttttaTCAATAGATGAGGACGATGCGACGATAGTAATAGACAAGGGTGAGAGCGGAACCGATAACATTAGTGGACTAGAGTAATTGTGTGTTAGAGAGTGATGGACAAGGAAACAATGACAACAATAAATGTAAGCAACGGAGTATTTGAGAGCACAACAACAACGACAGGTGAGGGTGAGGGCACACTCAAAGATGAGGAACGAAAGTACGACGACAACAACAGACGTTGATGATGATGCACTTGAGATAAAGTCTTAAGACGCAATGGCGAAGGTAAGGCCTCACGAAGAAACATAGATGATGAGCAACGATGAGAGGTAAAGGTAACCACGACAAGGCAACAACCAATGTGATGGAGGCTAAGAGTAATCtcgttttttattttctaaaatccGTTCTATGAAAATAAGCTGAAAAGAGAGGACAAACGAGTTAGTGCACAATTGAACGCCAAAgaagaagcgagagagagagagagagagagagagagagaggtgttctTCACTTATCCACTTTGTGTGTATAGATCGGCCCGTGGTGCAATCAAAGTGGGCCAAAAGCGTAGGGCCACGAGTGTCATTAGGTTTTAGTTTCCGGTGATCCAACTTGATGAATGGGAAAGGCACATCAAGGCAACAAACGAGCTTGAGGCGTGTGAGCTCCCCTCACATGGCCGTGCACTGTCTTGTGTGTGAAGGGATAACATGATGACACCGGCATGGATGCTAACTTTACACCAATGAGATACTCCATTTAGCTAAGAGATCACCATTGCAAGTATACTTTTGATGGTTCAACATACAATCCCACCGTCCTCGACATTAACCACCACATCGATTCAAAAATCACCTTAGTACACTAGATGACTCTCTAGCCGTCTTCTAGGTCTTTCATTTCATTCTCGAATTCTTTGAATATCTTAGTAACTTGAGCATTAAAAGTGTTTTGTGGGGATGCTCCCACATCATACAACTcgtttgcagcagcagcagcaagcagcAACATGTGCAGGCCCTTGTCGCGGCTGCTTCCGAGCATCACCCTAAGTGGGGATCCCGCCATTGAtgtcttttgttcttcttcttcctcccatggGGTACTACATCGTACTATTAGGACGCAGCAACATGTGCACGCTTTTATTGTGGCTCCTTCACCTCTCTCCTGGTGAGGTCTACCTCTCACCCAATCAATCGGTGTATCACGGCCAGATCATGAGGTTTTTGCTAGGGAAAAGATCCATCTGCACTACGTCCAAGGATGGCTCGATTGAGAGAGGCTTGGATCTTGGCATTGCCTTCAGCACTTTGACACACAAAGTTCCACGGTAAGCCTGCAGCCATGCAGATCAAACTTTTGTTGCCATCTTCTCATCTGGCTTCACTTGAATGAGGTAATCCAGTGAGAAAATAGGAATCCTAGGATAGAGAGTTTCCGCTGCTGCACCAAGCAAATTGTAGACTAATTAATTCTTTACTGGTAGTGATCAGAGGGAATACACCACAACAATCCTGCAATGATACTTGGTCTCAATCCGAAAGGAGAGCCGATCAAATCCATCATGTCATACGATATATCCCGTCTCACAAAGGAACCTCTAAAGCCATTTTTTCTATCAAGCACGAGATGTTATTTCCTGCTAAGCATCAAACGTCATTCTTCCCGCTCTCCAACTATCTCACTATGCTTTTTGAACATTCAGCCATCGACGATATCCTTACTGACTTGAACGTCAAATAAGTGTCATCAAAGaatctttaatatattttatcaccAAGACCAAAGAGACatccttcttcttccccttccccttttaTCATTTGCTACTTGAATTTCTATATATGGGCTCTCCCTTATCTGATTCTTCTTCAGCAGATCCTGATTTGGAGTTGGAAGCTTCGAACACCTGACTGACTTTCTACTGGAACTCGTACACGAGGAGCTACTGCAGCATCGACACAGGGCACAAGACTAAGACTAAGAACTAGAGCACCAACAACAGATACAAACTTAGGCTTTCGAAAGGAAAGGTGAGCTTACAGAGCTCAACGTGTTGCGCTAACGGAGGGCGGTAGAGACGAGTATTCCAAATTCCATTCTTAAAAGGGCGAACATGAGTTTGTGCCAGCAGTCAGAAGTAGCGAGTTAGCTGGTAGCTTCGGAGTCGAGGAATCAATTAGTGAGTCAGCTGTAATTGTTTCCGCGCATGGGAAGAAGCCCTTTGCGCTATCAATTCCCCAATAAATGACGATCATAACGACCGCCATGCACATGAGTTGTGTCGTTGGCTCATTTATTGCTCCCTATCCTTTTGTGTGTCACGTCCTCCACAACACACGGTAAAATCTTCACTCGCTTATGTCGATTTACAATCTAGTTTTAGTTCTTTCACAGGCTTTTCCATAGCAGTCTACCGACATCACGTTTGCATGCATGTCGACAACTGCTGTGCAATAATACAATCTGTGTACCTTAAAGTTAATTCAATATCAAACAAATTTAACTATGAATCGATGAATTGAGCATTTCTCATCTCTTGTCAATAAATCAATAAATCACCTTATGTGagagtttaaattataaaatgattACATTGTCCacatcaaaagaaaaaggaaagaaatcagTGAGTTCTATTCTCACTTGCATGTTGTTATGCAATATATTTGAATCAATGAATTAAAttcttttctcactttatat
Coding sequences within:
- the LOC135660688 gene encoding squamosa promoter-binding-like protein 10, with product MNNKSSSAEAFLPSMMSFSGLEGSSQKQHHIWDWETSSHNPNTTIPSTTYELQDHAVFPCVPLPDCPPPLLPMSNFHFYSPPPMPDYPVVLIKREDGTGGCGRIGLNLGHRTYFSSGDALAIDWQLSRSTLNNHQPRCQAEGCKADLSGAKHYHRRHRVCEFHSKATVVIVGGLQQRFCQQCSRFHVLAEFDEAKRSCRKRLADHNRRRRKPQLPTTTTTESSPSENTTTNSSEKATTDTPAMKTTTGTMCTKIHQQYQNKGNLLRNGPVLSLAGAAVAEEKVLHQQQQQQPSSSSSAFNNNKDDDDSCLHHHNLFCSSSHEPFQATGGGSSQSLSDHHQGNIFHHGQASFEVDYM